The following proteins come from a genomic window of Novosphingobium aromaticivorans DSM 12444:
- the ctrA gene encoding response regulator transcription factor CtrA yields the protein MRVLLIEDEPTTAKAIELMLTTEGFNVYSTDLGEEGLDLGKLYDYDIILLDLNLPDMHGYDVLKKLRVAKVQTPVLILSGISEMDSKVRSFGFGADDYVTKPFHREELIARIHAVVRRSKGHSQSVIRTGKLSVNLDAKTVEVDGARVHLTGKEYAMLELLSLRKGTTLTKEMFLNHLYGGMDEPELKIIDVFICKLRKKLAHACGGENYIETVWGRGYVLRDPDDMSAIEAA from the coding sequence GGCGATCGAGCTCATGCTCACGACCGAGGGGTTCAACGTCTATTCGACCGATCTCGGGGAAGAAGGCCTCGATCTCGGGAAGCTGTATGATTACGACATCATCCTTCTCGACCTGAACCTGCCGGACATGCACGGCTACGACGTGCTGAAGAAGCTCCGGGTCGCCAAGGTGCAGACGCCGGTGCTGATCCTGTCGGGCATCTCGGAAATGGACAGCAAGGTCCGCTCGTTCGGCTTCGGCGCGGACGACTACGTGACCAAGCCCTTCCACCGCGAAGAACTGATCGCCCGCATCCATGCGGTCGTGCGCCGGTCCAAGGGCCATTCGCAGTCGGTCATCCGCACCGGCAAGCTCTCGGTCAACCTCGATGCCAAGACGGTCGAGGTCGATGGTGCCCGCGTGCACCTGACCGGCAAGGAATACGCGATGCTGGAACTGCTCTCGCTGCGCAAGGGCACCACGCTGACCAAGGAAATGTTCCTCAACCATCTCTATGGCGGGATGGACGAGCCGGAACTCAAGATCATCGACGTGTTCATCTGCAAGCTGCGCAAGAAGCTGGCGCATGCCTGTGGCGGTGAAAACTACATCGAAACCGTCTGGGGCCGTGGCTACGTGCTGCGCGATCCGGACGACATGAGCGCGATCGAAGCGGCCTGA
- a CDS encoding helix-turn-helix domain-containing protein, whose translation MSATDHGLPAIAELTDKELEVLRLLTAGHTIKSIAALLDRSEASINERLRDARRKTGVGSSRELARLVAGQENWPRKTDLSTPAVSGDADGQPALAARHWPKGTIAMFTLLPLAAGLMLVSAASQQADGPQSSHAAAAIASPLVGKWSLDTSRIPADERPRSVMIAFSVSPDQQWSTQVDIVAPDGSKMTATSTARADGVAVPISGNIPIFDTASLRQPAPNTLVMTLGKSGTPVATRVYTVARDGNSMTETIVWADKTMPKMETTYFNRVG comes from the coding sequence ATGTCTGCAACCGATCACGGCTTACCCGCGATTGCGGAACTGACCGACAAGGAACTCGAAGTCCTGCGCCTGTTGACGGCGGGTCACACGATCAAGTCGATCGCGGCTTTGCTTGACCGCAGCGAAGCCTCGATCAACGAACGTTTGCGCGATGCCCGGCGCAAGACCGGCGTAGGCAGCAGCCGCGAACTGGCGCGGCTGGTGGCGGGACAGGAAAACTGGCCCAGAAAAACTGATCTTTCCACACCCGCTGTGTCGGGTGACGCCGATGGACAGCCCGCACTGGCGGCGCGTCATTGGCCGAAAGGAACGATCGCCATGTTTACTCTGCTCCCCCTTGCCGCCGGACTCATGCTGGTATCGGCAGCTTCGCAACAGGCCGATGGGCCGCAATCCAGCCATGCCGCGGCAGCGATCGCATCGCCCCTCGTCGGCAAGTGGTCACTGGATACCAGCCGCATCCCGGCTGATGAGCGGCCCCGCAGCGTCATGATCGCCTTCAGCGTCTCGCCCGATCAGCAGTGGAGCACGCAAGTCGATATCGTCGCGCCTGATGGCAGCAAGATGACCGCAACCTCGACCGCCAGGGCCGACGGGGTGGCCGTGCCGATTTCCGGCAACATTCCGATCTTCGATACCGCATCGCTGCGCCAGCCTGCGCCGAACACCCTGGTGATGACCTTGGGCAAGAGCGGCACCCCGGTCGCAACGCGCGTCTACACCGTTGCCAGGGACGGGAACTCTATGACCGAGACGATCGTGTGGGCCGACAAGACCATGCCCAAGATGGAGACGACCTACTTCAACCGCGTCGGTTGA
- a CDS encoding tRNA (guanine(46)-N(7))-methyltransferase TrmB, translated as MTAYKSGDPTTINRLYGRAKGKPLRQGQQALVDELLPQISMPAEGPITAEALFGEPRPLHFEIGFGGGEHMAFRADMLPDHGFIGAEPFLNGVAQALTHVSGDNGQHPPIPNVRIHHGDALEVLRRIPDGSLSFLYLLHPDPWPKARHAKRRMMNDGPVDLFAAKLRPGGEFRFGTDHAVYLRHALMVMRRHKHQFEWLAKDARDFQVRPGGWPETRYEHKARTVYGHEVWYFRFRRR; from the coding sequence ATGACAGCCTACAAATCCGGCGATCCGACGACGATCAACCGCCTCTATGGCCGCGCCAAGGGCAAGCCCCTGCGCCAGGGCCAGCAGGCGCTGGTGGACGAACTGCTCCCGCAGATCTCGATGCCCGCCGAGGGGCCGATCACGGCGGAGGCGCTGTTCGGCGAGCCGCGCCCGCTGCACTTCGAGATCGGCTTCGGCGGCGGCGAGCACATGGCGTTCCGCGCCGACATGCTGCCCGACCACGGCTTCATCGGGGCAGAGCCGTTCCTCAACGGCGTCGCGCAGGCTCTCACCCACGTTTCTGGGGACAACGGCCAGCATCCGCCGATCCCCAATGTCCGCATCCACCATGGCGATGCGCTTGAAGTGCTGCGACGCATTCCGGATGGCTCGCTGTCGTTTCTCTACCTCCTCCACCCGGACCCCTGGCCCAAGGCGCGCCATGCCAAGCGCCGCATGATGAACGACGGCCCGGTCGATCTCTTCGCCGCCAAGCTTCGTCCCGGCGGGGAGTTTCGCTTCGGCACCGATCACGCGGTCTACCTGCGCCACGCGCTGATGGTGATGCGCCGGCACAAGCACCAGTTCGAATGGCTGGCGAAGGACGCGAGGGACTTCCAGGTCCGCCCCGGCGGCTGGCCCGAAACCCGCTACGAACACAAGGCGCGCACCGTCTATGGCCACGAGGTGTGGTACTTCCGTTTCAGGCGACGGTGA
- a CDS encoding tyrosine-type recombinase/integrase, with protein sequence MATGKISKRSIDALRPNASNQFLWDTDLKGFGAKITPAGAISYVLQFRMGGREASTRRYTIGAHGSPWTPTTARAEAERLLLLIGQGVDPVDADKQRRREAVDLAFANYAERFARSCKGDGWRRLVERAIRLYLTPVLGKKALPAINRTDVVSVFDNMPADQVANRRNVFAVLRRLFRWAVSRGDLDRSPMEGMETPPPVKARERWLSDDELRLIWNAAPECHRCFGPIVRLLIATGQRREEVSGMRWSELSRTDKLWTLPGDRTKNGEPNTIPLNDLAVAELDAAAGGDKWPRKGRVFATSTGAGFTGYAKGKDKLDRLIELAEGEPLPPWRLHDLRRTLATNFQRLGVRFEVTEAVLNHVGGSRSGVAGIYQRHDWKEEKRQALDDWNSHLEQILMRPSPGNRQAASQAAADLDK encoded by the coding sequence ATGGCGACAGGAAAAATCAGCAAGCGATCGATCGATGCATTGCGCCCCAATGCATCGAATCAGTTCCTGTGGGACACCGATCTCAAGGGGTTCGGCGCCAAGATCACACCCGCTGGTGCCATTTCCTATGTCCTGCAATTTCGCATGGGCGGACGCGAAGCCAGCACCCGGCGTTATACTATCGGCGCGCATGGGTCGCCGTGGACGCCGACGACTGCCCGCGCGGAGGCAGAGCGCCTGTTGCTGTTGATCGGCCAAGGGGTAGATCCCGTGGATGCCGACAAGCAGCGGAGACGTGAGGCGGTCGATCTTGCCTTTGCCAATTACGCGGAACGATTCGCGCGCTCCTGCAAGGGTGATGGCTGGCGGCGACTGGTTGAGCGCGCGATCCGGCTGTATCTGACACCGGTCCTGGGCAAAAAGGCGCTTCCTGCGATCAACCGGACCGATGTCGTTTCGGTGTTTGACAATATGCCGGCTGACCAGGTTGCCAACCGCCGCAATGTCTTTGCGGTGCTTCGGCGCCTGTTCCGCTGGGCGGTCAGCCGGGGCGACCTCGACAGAAGTCCGATGGAAGGGATGGAAACGCCGCCGCCTGTCAAAGCCCGTGAACGGTGGCTGAGTGATGACGAGTTGCGGCTGATCTGGAACGCCGCTCCGGAGTGTCACCGCTGCTTCGGCCCCATCGTTCGTCTGCTCATTGCGACAGGGCAACGCCGCGAGGAAGTATCCGGCATGCGGTGGTCGGAATTGAGCCGGACCGACAAGCTCTGGACGCTACCGGGTGACAGGACCAAGAACGGCGAACCCAATACCATTCCGCTCAATGACCTTGCCGTCGCAGAGCTGGATGCCGCTGCGGGCGGGGACAAATGGCCGCGCAAGGGACGGGTCTTTGCGACTTCCACCGGTGCTGGCTTCACCGGCTACGCTAAAGGCAAGGACAAGCTTGATCGCCTGATCGAACTGGCGGAGGGCGAACCTCTGCCGCCTTGGCGCCTCCACGATTTGCGGCGCACGCTCGCGACCAATTTTCAGCGCCTCGGGGTGCGGTTCGAAGTCACCGAAGCCGTGTTGAACCACGTAGGCGGCTCGAGGTCCGGAGTGGCCGGAATCTACCAGCGCCACGATTGGAAAGAGGAAAAGCGGCAAGCCCTGGACGACTGGAACAGCCATCTGGAGCAAATCCTGATGCGTCCTTCACCTGGAAACAGGCAGGCTGCTTCGCAAGCAGCTGCGGATTTGGACAAGTAA
- a CDS encoding LysR family transcriptional regulator, producing MTIEIRQLRYALMSADLRSFSGAASRLNVKQATLSRSVLQLEDRLGIKLFERTTRGAEPTETGKVFLETARRIITDLENLQTTARAVSYGEQGRFAVGYCSSLMAGHLKAAFSDYLTRFPDVQFDGVEGDPDKLCSDLRAGTIDVAIAPLGSEEQGIASRPVWSERLVAALYPEHPLLEASRIYWGDLRREIFVVPRKGIGQMIRNMITARLTGQGYRPNIITQETSLESVLSMVPVGRFITIATEASMGVAWPELQFRDIYDNGGTARIDFALYWREDNENPALQRFFTMINERYPA from the coding sequence GTGACCATCGAGATACGCCAGCTCCGGTACGCGCTGATGTCAGCAGATCTACGCAGTTTTTCGGGCGCGGCTTCCAGGCTCAATGTGAAGCAGGCGACGCTCAGTCGCAGTGTCCTGCAACTCGAGGACAGGCTTGGCATCAAACTGTTCGAGCGCACCACCCGCGGCGCGGAACCGACTGAAACCGGAAAGGTCTTTCTCGAGACCGCTCGCCGCATCATTACCGATCTGGAAAATCTCCAGACCACGGCGCGGGCCGTCAGCTACGGCGAGCAAGGCCGCTTCGCCGTAGGGTATTGCTCCTCGCTCATGGCCGGGCACCTAAAGGCCGCCTTCTCCGACTACCTCACCCGGTTTCCCGATGTGCAGTTCGACGGAGTCGAAGGCGATCCGGACAAGCTGTGCAGCGATCTTCGGGCCGGGACGATCGATGTTGCGATCGCGCCGCTCGGCAGCGAAGAACAGGGGATTGCGTCGCGCCCGGTTTGGTCGGAACGGCTGGTCGCGGCCCTCTACCCCGAGCATCCCTTGCTCGAGGCAAGCCGGATTTACTGGGGCGACCTGCGACGCGAGATCTTCGTCGTCCCGCGTAAGGGCATTGGCCAGATGATCCGTAATATGATCACCGCGCGCCTCACCGGGCAGGGCTACCGTCCCAATATCATCACCCAGGAAACCAGCCTCGAAAGCGTGCTGAGCATGGTCCCGGTCGGCCGGTTCATCACCATTGCCACCGAAGCCTCGATGGGTGTCGCATGGCCGGAGCTGCAGTTCCGGGACATCTATGACAATGGCGGCACGGCGCGGATCGACTTCGCACTCTACTGGCGCGAGGACAACGAGAACCCGGCGCTGCAGCGCTTCTTCACGATGATCAACGAGCGTTACCCCGCCTGA
- a CDS encoding DUF2274 domain-containing protein: protein MTRLKLSDIADEKPVRLTIELPARLHRELLAYAAAVNGGDAAGAPTVERLIPPMLERFITSDRAFAKAKRGQAG from the coding sequence ATGACGCGCCTGAAGCTATCGGACATCGCCGACGAAAAGCCGGTGCGGCTGACCATCGAGCTGCCGGCGCGGCTGCACCGCGAGCTGCTGGCCTATGCGGCGGCGGTCAATGGCGGGGATGCTGCGGGAGCGCCAACGGTTGAGCGCCTGATCCCGCCCATGCTGGAGCGGTTCATCACCAGCGACCGCGCCTTTGCCAAGGCGAAGCGCGGTCAGGCGGGGTAA
- a CDS encoding TrbI/VirB10 family protein produces the protein MTGAVDTESREQPLVDPESAVKLRGDPPRVMRLSRKAIGLASAAACALVGGALIYALQPEGRKGAEELYNTDGVAVADNLAGAPKDYGQVPKLGPPLPGDLGKPILDARQRGDVAALPPAGTGPATNPAADAAAAARQRAEQEREAARGSRLFFGGGSAGSAAGSLASLPAGDEAPAVAPGAAPSSDAARRQAFLERTSDRRTVSGERLVGLAAPAILQAGSVIPAALITGIRSDLPGLVTAQVTQNVYDSPTGRILLIPQGSRLIGDYDTDVAFGQNRVLLAWNRLILPDGRSIVLERQPASDTQGFAGLQDGTDYHWGGVLKAALVSTLLGAGAELGSGDDGNLARAFRRGTQDSINRAGEQIVSRELNVRPTLTIRPGFPVRVLVTRDLVLGAGQ, from the coding sequence ATGACCGGGGCGGTCGACACCGAAAGCCGGGAGCAGCCGCTGGTCGATCCCGAAAGCGCGGTGAAGCTGCGCGGCGATCCACCGCGCGTCATGCGTCTGTCGCGCAAGGCCATCGGACTTGCCTCGGCTGCTGCCTGTGCGCTGGTCGGCGGCGCCCTGATCTATGCCCTCCAGCCCGAGGGCCGAAAAGGCGCCGAAGAACTCTACAACACCGATGGCGTCGCCGTGGCCGACAATCTCGCCGGGGCGCCCAAGGACTATGGTCAGGTGCCCAAGCTCGGCCCACCACTTCCCGGCGATCTCGGCAAGCCCATCCTCGATGCCCGGCAGCGCGGCGATGTGGCCGCACTGCCACCGGCCGGGACGGGACCCGCGACCAATCCCGCTGCGGACGCGGCCGCAGCCGCCCGGCAGCGCGCCGAGCAGGAGCGCGAAGCCGCCCGCGGCAGCCGCCTGTTCTTCGGGGGCGGGAGCGCGGGCTCTGCCGCAGGCAGTCTGGCCAGTCTGCCTGCGGGAGACGAGGCGCCGGCGGTTGCGCCCGGCGCGGCCCCTTCATCGGATGCGGCGCGCCGGCAGGCCTTCCTCGAGCGCACCAGCGACCGGCGGACGGTCTCGGGCGAACGGCTTGTGGGGCTGGCCGCCCCTGCCATCCTCCAGGCAGGCTCGGTCATCCCGGCAGCCCTGATCACCGGCATCCGTTCGGACCTGCCGGGGCTGGTGACCGCCCAGGTGACCCAGAACGTCTATGACAGCCCGACGGGGCGCATCCTGCTGATCCCGCAGGGCTCGCGGCTGATTGGCGACTATGACACCGATGTCGCTTTCGGTCAGAACCGGGTCCTGCTTGCCTGGAACCGGCTGATCCTGCCGGATGGCCGCTCGATCGTGCTCGAACGGCAGCCGGCTTCCGACACCCAGGGCTTTGCCGGGCTGCAGGACGGCACCGACTATCACTGGGGCGGGGTGCTCAAGGCGGCGCTGGTCTCGACCCTGCTCGGCGCCGGCGCGGAACTGGGTTCCGGCGATGATGGCAATCTTGCCCGCGCCTTCCGGCGCGGGACGCAGGACAGCATCAATCGCGCCGGCGAGCAGATCGTCAGCCGCGAACTCAACGTCCGGCCGACGCTGACCATCCGTCCGGGCTTTCCGGTGCGGGTGCTAGTGACGCGCGACCTCGTTCTGGGAGCGGGGCAATGA
- the trbG gene encoding P-type conjugative transfer protein TrbG, which translates to MINRTRCAPRTLTLAIASSSLVLAIPLQAREPAVNPPAAPAAVNETPQAPSSRSSVVAIPVPLPFPGQLKSLPQAEPPAAGRSHPSRSHPAPRDRVGAANEAARVQPDRTGFINAIQLYPFTKGALYQVYARPGQVTDIALQPGERLVGAGPVASGDTVRWMIGDTVSGTGAAEQVHILVKPTRPDIATNLVINTDRRTYHLELRANPSVYMASVSWTYPEDELIALRRAHAEAERAAPIAAGMDLASLDFRYRIEGDKPAWRPLRAFDDGTRVFIEFPESVAQGELPPLFVLGARGEAELVNYRVSGRYMIVDRLFAAAELRLGGRKGQDKVRIVTARRGRS; encoded by the coding sequence ATGATCAACCGGACCCGGTGCGCGCCGCGCACCCTGACCCTCGCTATTGCCAGCTCGAGCCTCGTGCTCGCCATTCCCCTGCAGGCCCGGGAACCCGCAGTGAACCCGCCTGCCGCGCCTGCGGCGGTCAACGAGACGCCGCAGGCGCCTTCTTCGCGCTCCAGCGTGGTGGCCATCCCCGTACCGCTGCCGTTTCCCGGCCAGCTCAAATCTTTACCGCAGGCGGAGCCCCCCGCCGCGGGCCGCTCCCACCCGTCCCGGAGTCACCCCGCTCCGCGCGACCGGGTGGGAGCGGCAAACGAGGCGGCGCGCGTACAGCCGGATCGCACCGGGTTCATCAACGCGATCCAGCTCTACCCCTTCACCAAGGGCGCACTCTATCAGGTCTATGCCAGGCCCGGACAGGTGACCGACATTGCGCTCCAGCCCGGCGAACGTCTGGTCGGGGCGGGGCCAGTTGCTTCCGGCGATACCGTGCGGTGGATGATCGGCGACACCGTCAGCGGCACCGGGGCCGCCGAACAGGTCCACATCCTCGTCAAACCGACCCGGCCCGACATCGCCACCAATCTCGTGATCAACACCGATCGGCGGACCTATCACCTCGAGCTGCGCGCCAATCCTTCCGTCTACATGGCGTCTGTTTCCTGGACCTATCCAGAAGACGAACTGATCGCGCTGCGCCGGGCCCACGCCGAAGCGGAGCGCGCGGCGCCGATCGCAGCCGGGATGGACCTCGCGAGCCTTGATTTCCGCTACCGGATCGAGGGCGACAAGCCGGCCTGGCGACCGCTGCGCGCTTTCGACGACGGAACTCGCGTCTTCATCGAGTTCCCCGAAAGCGTCGCGCAGGGCGAACTGCCGCCGCTGTTCGTGCTGGGGGCCCGCGGCGAGGCCGAGCTGGTCAATTACCGCGTCTCGGGCCGCTACATGATTGTCGACCGGCTCTTTGCCGCTGCCGAGCTTCGGCTTGGCGGGCGCAAGGGCCAGGACAAGGTGCGGATCGTCACCGCGCGCCGAGGCCGGTCATGA
- the trbF gene encoding conjugal transfer protein TrbF, whose amino-acid sequence MFRRPTIRYGRTPEPETPYQRAAQVWDDRIGSARVQARSWRLAFFGALGLSTCLTAGIIWQGARGSIVPWVVEVDKLGEAQALAPADAGFAPSDPQIAFHLARFIEQVRSIPDDPIVVRQNWLRAYDFATDKGALALNDYARTNDPFALIGREQVGVDVTSVIRASPTSFRVAWVERRYRDGSLAETSRWTAILTTVVQPPRTPDALRKNPLGIFVNAINWSKELGS is encoded by the coding sequence ATGTTCCGACGCCCCACCATTCGTTATGGCAGGACTCCCGAACCCGAAACGCCCTACCAGCGCGCCGCCCAGGTCTGGGATGACCGGATCGGCTCGGCCCGCGTTCAGGCCCGCAGCTGGCGACTCGCCTTCTTCGGCGCGCTTGGCCTGTCGACCTGCCTGACCGCCGGGATCATCTGGCAGGGCGCACGCGGCAGCATTGTCCCCTGGGTAGTCGAGGTCGACAAATTGGGCGAAGCCCAGGCCCTGGCCCCTGCGGATGCCGGTTTTGCACCGTCCGATCCCCAGATCGCCTTCCACCTCGCGCGCTTCATCGAGCAGGTTCGCAGCATCCCCGACGATCCGATCGTCGTGCGCCAGAACTGGCTCAGGGCCTATGATTTCGCGACCGACAAGGGCGCGCTCGCCCTCAACGACTATGCCCGGACCAACGACCCCTTTGCGCTCATCGGGCGCGAACAGGTCGGCGTCGATGTCACCAGCGTGATCCGGGCATCGCCGACCAGCTTCCGCGTCGCCTGGGTCGAGCGCCGCTACCGCGACGGCAGTCTCGCCGAGACAAGCCGCTGGACCGCGATCCTGACCACCGTCGTCCAGCCTCCGCGCACGCCTGATGCCCTGCGCAAGAACCCGCTCGGCATTTTCGTCAATGCCATCAACTGGTCGAAGGAACTCGGATCATGA
- the trbL gene encoding P-type conjugative transfer protein TrbL, translating into MGGTGVVDRFLDIFSRYIDSGFGLLSGEVAFIATTLIVIDVTLAALFWTWGEQDDVIARLVKKTLFVGIFAYIIGNWNNLARIVFESFAGLGLKASGTGFSAGELLQPGRVAQVGLDAARPLIEAISDLMGFVSFFENFLQIVILLVAWALVVIAFFILSIQLFVTLIEFKLTTLAGFVLIPFGLFGKTAFMAERVLGNVVSSGIKVLVLAVIVGIGSTIFSEFTSAIPAEPTIEDALSIVLASLTLLGLGIFGPGIANGIVAGGPQLGAGAAAGTALMAGGAAAGAVAGAKLAGGAVASAASSVAHGTSRAAGGATTAYAMGSAGKSGAAAIGSGAAAVGDAALGATVSPLRKAGEGLQQSFREGGRSAITNTGGTITPGPDTPAPPTAEAGQPAWARTMKNRQTLAQGATIAAHTLKAGDSSGAGASIDTSEKD; encoded by the coding sequence ATGGGTGGCACCGGCGTCGTCGACCGCTTCCTCGACATCTTCTCACGCTACATCGATTCCGGGTTCGGCCTGCTGTCGGGCGAGGTCGCTTTCATCGCGACCACGCTGATCGTCATCGATGTGACGCTTGCCGCCCTGTTTTGGACCTGGGGCGAACAGGACGACGTCATCGCCCGCCTGGTCAAGAAGACCCTGTTTGTGGGGATCTTCGCCTACATCATCGGCAACTGGAACAACCTCGCCCGGATTGTCTTCGAGAGCTTTGCCGGGCTCGGCCTCAAGGCCAGCGGCACCGGCTTTTCGGCAGGCGAGTTGCTCCAGCCCGGCCGTGTCGCCCAGGTCGGGCTCGATGCCGCACGGCCCCTGATCGAGGCGATCTCGGACCTCATGGGCTTCGTCAGCTTCTTCGAGAACTTCCTGCAGATCGTCATCTTGCTCGTCGCCTGGGCGCTGGTCGTGATCGCCTTCTTCATTCTCTCGATCCAGCTGTTCGTCACCCTGATCGAGTTCAAGCTGACCACGCTCGCGGGCTTCGTCCTCATTCCCTTCGGCCTGTTCGGCAAGACCGCCTTCATGGCCGAGCGCGTGCTCGGCAACGTGGTCTCGAGCGGGATCAAGGTGCTCGTGCTGGCGGTCATCGTCGGCATCGGCTCGACCATCTTTTCGGAATTCACCAGCGCCATTCCGGCCGAGCCAACCATCGAGGATGCACTCTCGATCGTGCTGGCGAGCCTGACCCTGCTCGGGCTCGGCATTTTCGGACCCGGCATTGCCAACGGCATTGTCGCCGGAGGCCCGCAGCTGGGGGCTGGTGCCGCCGCAGGAACCGCACTCATGGCGGGTGGGGCCGCTGCTGGCGCGGTTGCCGGAGCAAAGCTTGCCGGCGGCGCAGTAGCCAGCGCCGCCTCCAGCGTTGCCCACGGCACCTCTCGTGCCGCCGGCGGCGCCACGACTGCCTATGCTATGGGTTCTGCCGGGAAGAGCGGCGCTGCCGCTATCGGTTCTGGCGCGGCGGCTGTCGGAGACGCGGCGCTGGGCGCCACCGTCTCGCCGCTGCGCAAGGCCGGCGAAGGCCTCCAGCAATCGTTCCGTGAGGGCGGGCGGTCCGCGATCACCAACACCGGCGGCACCATCACGCCGGGTCCCGACACCCCGGCTCCGCCCACTGCCGAGGCCGGTCAGCCGGCCTGGGCCCGGACGATGAAGAACCGGCAGACCCTCGCGCAAGGCGCCACCATCGCCGCCCACACGCTCAAGGCTGGCGACAGCAGCGGTGCGGGCGCTTCCATCGACACATCGGAAAAGGACTGA
- the trbK-alt gene encoding putative entry exclusion protein TrbK-alt has protein sequence MDTKLFARIAAGAFVAVALTMTVLTLREEREVPLPEMVTVWEPDGDPLPTQLKACAAMGELALSSPDCRAAWAEKRRRFLGIEDGEQSTATQAEPPHLHQPPAQDQ, from the coding sequence ATGGATACCAAGCTCTTCGCGCGGATCGCAGCCGGGGCCTTTGTCGCTGTCGCGCTGACCATGACCGTGCTGACCCTGCGCGAAGAGCGAGAGGTCCCTCTGCCCGAGATGGTCACCGTCTGGGAGCCGGACGGCGATCCGCTGCCCACGCAGCTCAAGGCTTGCGCCGCCATGGGCGAGCTCGCGCTGTCGTCACCCGATTGCCGCGCGGCCTGGGCCGAGAAGCGGCGGCGCTTCCTCGGGATCGAAGACGGGGAGCAATCAACGGCGACGCAAGCCGAGCCGCCGCACCTTCACCAACCGCCAGCACAGGACCAGTGA
- the trbJ gene encoding P-type conjugative transfer protein TrbJ, with amino-acid sequence MKSPLKPPGLRPILAAGAAVLSLGAAVIAPAPAHAQFGFGGIVYDPTNYAQNVLTAARTLEQINNQIRSLQNQATSLINEARNLQSLPLTVLEPIQQQIRQTQQLLSKAQGIAYDVQAIEREFARNYSPASLTGSQRDMVRGAEDRWRTSVGAFEDALKVQAGAVQNIEGSRTAVQSLVTASQSATGALQAAQAGNQLLALQSQQLADLIATMAAMNRAQALDAANEAAAKAQAREQLRRFMAPGRGYVPVSTKLYRD; translated from the coding sequence ATGAAATCGCCGCTCAAACCCCCGGGCCTCCGGCCGATCCTCGCGGCAGGCGCAGCTGTGCTGTCGCTGGGTGCAGCCGTGATCGCGCCCGCCCCGGCCCATGCCCAGTTCGGGTTCGGCGGGATCGTCTACGATCCCACCAACTACGCCCAGAACGTGCTGACGGCGGCCCGCACGCTCGAGCAGATCAACAATCAGATCCGTTCATTGCAAAACCAGGCGACGTCGCTGATCAACGAGGCGCGCAATCTGCAAAGTCTGCCGCTAACCGTGCTCGAGCCGATCCAGCAGCAGATCCGGCAGACCCAGCAACTGCTGAGCAAGGCCCAGGGAATTGCCTATGACGTGCAGGCGATCGAGCGCGAGTTCGCCCGCAACTATTCGCCGGCCAGCCTGACCGGTTCGCAGCGCGACATGGTTCGCGGCGCGGAGGACCGCTGGCGCACCAGCGTCGGGGCCTTCGAAGATGCGCTCAAGGTCCAGGCCGGAGCCGTCCAGAACATCGAAGGCTCCCGCACCGCCGTGCAGAGCCTGGTCACCGCCAGCCAGTCGGCCACCGGCGCGCTTCAGGCGGCGCAAGCCGGAAACCAGCTGCTCGCGCTGCAATCGCAGCAGCTGGCCGATCTCATCGCGACCATGGCGGCCATGAACCGGGCCCAGGCGCTCGATGCTGCCAATGAAGCTGCCGCCAAGGCCCAGGCCCGCGAGCAGCTGCGCCGCTTCATGGCGCCGGGCCGCGGCTACGTGCCGGTGAGCACGAAGCTCTATCGGGACTGA